A section of the Papio anubis isolate 15944 chromosome 16, Panubis1.0, whole genome shotgun sequence genome encodes:
- the LOC101026952 gene encoding LOW QUALITY PROTEIN: putative POM121-like protein 1 (The sequence of the model RefSeq protein was modified relative to this genomic sequence to represent the inferred CDS: inserted 1 base in 1 codon), which produces SGHCTPAWATERDSVSKKKKRSLGYTQRSQSSWMSSCPKRNAILSSYSSPEGFPSLKRRRGPASSHCWLPLKSSKTVSEDRPQAVSWGLAQCEKVADAAPGQTLAPRNGSPTSQASRPRRHKFPLLPHRQGEPLMLPPALQLGXRVTVEDLDLEKEVALRCNSALWDEAKALWDCRPSRPSHTLSSLATGTSRLPVVHKAPSMDVQQERHESQDYMSVFLGCLICAIDLCV; this is translated from the exons tctggccactgcactccagcctgggcaacagagcgagactccgtctcaaaaaaaaaaaaaagaagtctgggaTATACCCAGAGATCTCAGTCCTCCTGGATGAGCTCATGCCCCAAACGAAATGCCATCTTGAGCTCCTACAGCTCCCCAGAAGGCTTCCCGTCACTAAAGAGGAGGAGAGGGCCAGCCTCATCCCACTGTTGGCTGCCCCTCAAGTCCTCAAAGACGGTGAGTGAGGACCGGCCTCAGGCTGTCTCTTGGGGTCTCGCCCAGTGTGAAAAGGTAGCAGATGCAGCACCAGGGCAGACACTTGCCCCCAGGAATGGCTCCCCGACATCCCAGGCCTCTAGGCCCCGTAGACACAAGTTTCCCCTGCTGCCGCACAGGCAAGGGGAGCCTCTGATGCTGCCACCTGCCTTACAGCTGG TCCGGGTCACTGTTGAAGACCTGGACCTCGAGAAGGAGGTGGCACTCCGGTGCAACAGTGCACTGTGGGATGAGGCTAAGGCCCTCTGGGACTGCAGACCCTCACGGCCTTCCCACACTTTGTCCTCACTTGCAACAGGGACTTCTCGTCTGCCTGTTGTACATAAAGCACCCAGCATGGATGTACAGCAGGAGAGACACGAGTCCCAAGACTACATGTCTGTCTTTCTGGGCTGTCTTATCTGtgccattgatctatgtgtctag